From one Trifolium pratense cultivar HEN17-A07 linkage group LG1, ARS_RC_1.1, whole genome shotgun sequence genomic stretch:
- the LOC123884382 gene encoding myosin-binding protein 1-like — translation MATSRSGTTFAKTKRMEGFTDNLTFAACEWFLIFLLLVELLLSYILKKFASYCKLQLPCLLCSRLDHILDGEKPEFFHNLFCSNHKSEISSMMLCHIHGKLADGHKMCDDCLLSVTTNTKRNTKTHRLLAGKFGVTGGSAYQSLPLSRDLFTRPKGSRPCSCCGKPWKLEPNGFRSMQLKSPGRAVHKPYIPLPRPPRQSRLNHRDNLKKIRDKTLESEGGRRFPPSANVGYTVLRLTSDSESEFQFSDDDYYDDDAGSIFHDKFEARNDTVAQNTSKSHTERATSDSNPPKSKTSSPKHVPLPEVIKHQDGNDSCVEDFKRTQADHSSSSSDLPELISLDELSSSHVVNREPKSEDTKITDHSENSLPGQLSELMTLDGNQILARKSSEKSVNVTQVHDVGLVSEENLKISKKINIMKDASTQTDLMVSDSAPLSLTQENSSNASKSSITTEERGVPSFVIEQPPSKEVDKVEEEQEQSQPSHNTSLHESNISLVAPINHVHTPEIHAEATESGLESLAESNMTEIEGESIVDQLKRQIEYDKKCMDDLQRELEEERNASAIAANEAMSMITRLQEEKAALQMEAHQYLRMMEEQAEYDNEEIEKINDLLTEKEKEIQDLEAELEFYQLNSNLTDEPMVDNMHEESRDLKGGNVTAQSICLHNVTDTVNNIPDSKLSEESKSRDEVVAGETSTLGFEEEKQYISQCLDTLEKKLHQITTEEPNDGFPSNPQGDYYSEGSHLDGHEETGLSIKTNRTSNGSHDDKDDATASDTDDCSISIENNDSTPVEPKSSRSRREDDLVFLENEIADLHDRLEALEFDHDLIEHITNSLQNGSDGKKFIQDIAHQLRELRKIGMRSR, via the exons ATGGCGACAAGTAGAAGTGGAACAACATTTGCCAAAACAAAGAGAATGGAAGGGTTCACTGACAATCTCACATTTGCAGCTTGTGAGTGGTTTTTGATATTCCTATTGTTAGTGGAATTATTGCTATCATATATACTCAAAAAATTTGCAAGTTATTGCAAGTTGCAATTGCCGTGTTTATTATGTTCTAGGCTTGATCATATCTTAGACGGTGAAAAGCCGGAGTTTTTTCATAACCTATTTTGCAGCAATCACAAATCAGAAATATCGTCTATGATGTTATGTCATATTCACGGTAAGCTTGCAGACGGTCATAAGATGTGTGATGATTGTCTTCTGTCGGTCACTACAAACACCAAGCGCAACACGAAAACTCATAGGTTGTTGGCGGGTAAATTTGGTGTTACCGGTGGTTCTGCTTATCAAAGCTTGCCATTGAGCCGGGATTTGTTTACTAGACCTAAGGGGTCAAGGCCATGTAGTTGTTGTGGTAAGCCTTGGAAGTTAGAACCAAATGGCTTTAGATCTATGCAGTTAAAATCACCTGGGAGAGCTGTTCATAAGCCGTACATTCCTTTGCCACGTCCACCAAGGCAAAGCCGTTTAAATCATCGTGATAACTTGAAGAAAATAAGAGATAAAACTTTGGAATCCGAAGGAGGAAGGCGTTTTCCTCCATCAGCTAATGTTGGATACACTGTGTTGAGACTAACTTCTGATTCTGAGTCAGAGTTTCAATTTTCGGATGATgattattatgatgatgatgctgGTAGTATATTTCATGACAAATTTGAAGCTAGAAATGACACCGTTGctcaaaatacatcaaaatcacATACAGAACGTGCCACGAGTGATTCGAATCCACCAAAGTCAAAGACTAGTTCTCCCAAACACGTGCCTTTGCCGGAGGTCATTAAGCACCAAGATGGGAATGACAGTTGTGTGGAAGATTTTAAGCGGACGCAAGCTGATCATAGTTCATCAAGTTCTGACCTTCCTGAGCTCATTTCACTAGACGAGCTTTCATCATCACATGTTGTTAATCGAGAACCAAAATCAGAAGACACTAAGATTACTGATCATTCTGAGAATTCTCTTCCTGGTCAGCTATCTGAGCTTATGACATTGGATGGGAATCAAATACTTGCTAGAAAATCGTCAGAAAAAT CTGTAAATGTTACACAAGTGCATGATGTTGGACTCGTATCCGAAGAGAATTTGAAAATCTCGAAGAAGATTAATATAATGAAAGATGCATCTACTCAAACTGATTTAATGGTAAGCGACTCTGCGCCTCTAAGTCTGACACAAGAGAATTCAAGTAATGCAAGTAAGTCCTCTATCACCACTGAAGAAAGAGGAGTACCTAGTTTTGTCATAGAACAACCACCCTCCAAAGAAGTCGATAAAGTCGAGGAAGAGCAGGAGCAATCACAACCATCACACAATACTTCTCTCCATGAGTCTAATATATCATTAGTTGCTCCTATAAATCATGTTCACACCCCCGAGATACATGCTGAGGCAACGGAATCTGGTCTTGAATCACTGGCTGAAAGCAATATGACTGAAATTGAAGGCGAATCTATTGTTGATCAATTGAAGCGACAAATTGAGTATGACAAAAAATGCATGGATGATTTGCAGAGAGAATTGGAGGAAGAAAGAAATGCTTCTGCTATTGCCGCAAACGAAGCAATGTCTATGATCACAAGGTTACAGGAGGAGAAGGCGGCATTGCAAATGGAGGCTCATCAATATTTACGAATGATGGAAGAGCAGGCAGAATATGATAACgaagaaattgagaaaattaatGATCTACTCAcggaaaaggaaaaagaaatacAAGATTTGGAAGCTGAGTTAGAATTTTATCAGCTAAACTCAAACCTTACCGATGAGCCTATGGTCGACAATATGCATGAAGAAAGTAGGGATTTAAAGGGGGGAAATGTCACGGCACAAAGTATTTGTCTACATAACGTCACAGATACCGTAAACAATATCCCCGATTCAAAATTGTCCGAAGAATCCAAATCCAGAGATGAAGTTGTGGCTGGTGAAACCTCTACTTTAGGATTTGAAGAGGAAAAGCAATACATTTCACAATGTTTGGATACCTTGGAAAAGAAGCTTCACCAAATTACCACTGAAGAACCTAATGATGGATTTCCATCGAATCCACAAGGAGATTATTATAGTGAAGGGTCTCATTTAGATGGTCACGAGGAGACTGGTTTGTCCATAAAAACGAATAGAACATCGAATGGCAGTCATGATGATAAGGATGACGCAACTGCATCAGATACCGATGATTGTTCAATTAGCATTGAAAACAATGATTCCACACCTGTAGAACCAAAATCATCCAGATCTAGAAGAGAAGATGATTTGGTTTTTCTAGAAAATGAAATAGCAGACCTTCATGACCGGTTAGAGGCACTCGAATTTGATCATGATCTTATTGAGCACATAACAAATTCTCTTCAAAATGGAAGTgatggaaaaaaatttattcaagaCATAGCTCATCAGTTGCGTGAACTGCGAAAAATTGGAATGCGATCAAGATG A
- the LOC123901473 gene encoding iron-sulfur protein NUBPL isoform X1: protein MKPRWLGSVRSYAKHLRIDGVKDTIAIASGKGGVGKSTTAVNLAVALASKFQLKVGLLDADVYGPNIPIMMNINTKPEVTLDKKMIPIDSYGIKCMSIGFLVEKNAPIVWRGPMVSNALEKMTRGVDWGQLDILVIDMPPGTGDVQISMSQNLQLSGALIVSTPQDVALMDARRGVQMFNKVDIPILGVIENMSCFKCPHCGEASYIFGKGGAHSTAADMRLEFLGEIPLEVEIREACDKGHPIVLTAPDSVVSRAYGNIAEKVVQKLKEQQFQPEIIL, encoded by the exons ATGAAGCCGAGG TGGCTAGGAAGTGTTAGGAGCTACGCGAAGCATCTTCGAATTGATGGAGTTAAAGATACCATAGCTATTGCGTCCGGTAAAGGCGGTGTCGGCAAGTCCACAACTGCTG TGAATTTAGCTGTTGCTCTTGCGAGTAAGTTCCAATTGAAGGTTGGTTTACTCGATGCCGATGTATATGGACCTAACATTCCCATTATGATGAACATCAACACAAAGCCAGAAGTCACTCTAG ATAAGAAAATGATTCCCATTGATAGTTATGGGATCAAGTGTATGTCAATAGGGTTCCTTGTGGAGAAGAATGCCCCAATTGTCTGGAGAGGTCCCATG GTATCAAATGCTCTTGAGAAAATGACAAGGGGAGTTGACTGGGGTCAACTTGACATTCTAGTGATAGATATGCCTCCTGGCACGGGTGATGTCCAGATATCTATGTCTCAAAATCTGCAATTATCAG GTGCACTGATTGTTTCAACTCCTCAAGATGTTGCATTAATGGATGCAAGGAGGGGAGTACAAATGTTCAATAAAGTTGATATTCCG ATTTTGGGAGTTATAGAGAATATGAGCTGCTTTAAGTGTCCACATTGTGGCGAAGCCTCATATATATTTGGTAAAGGAGGAGCTCATAGCACAGCCGCTGACATGAGATTAGAATTTTTGGGCGAG ATACCACTGGAAGTGGAGATCAGGGAAGCTTGTGATAAAGGGCACCCGATAGTGTTGACCGCACCTGATTCAGTAGTTTCCAGAGCATATGGTAATATAGCTGAAAAAGTTGTTCAGAAACTCAAGGAGCAACAATTTCAACCAGAGATTATACTATGA
- the LOC123901473 gene encoding iron-sulfur protein NUBPL isoform X2 — MKPRWLGSVRSYAKHLRIDGVKDTIAIASGKGGVGKSTTAVNLAVALASKFQLKVGLLDADVYGPNIPIMMNINTKPEVTLDKKMIPIDSYGIKCMSIGFLVEKNAPIVWRGPMVSNALEKMTRGVDWGQLDILVIDMPPGTGDVQISMSQNLQLSDVALMDARRGVQMFNKVDIPILGVIENMSCFKCPHCGEASYIFGKGGAHSTAADMRLEFLGEIPLEVEIREACDKGHPIVLTAPDSVVSRAYGNIAEKVVQKLKEQQFQPEIIL, encoded by the exons ATGAAGCCGAGG TGGCTAGGAAGTGTTAGGAGCTACGCGAAGCATCTTCGAATTGATGGAGTTAAAGATACCATAGCTATTGCGTCCGGTAAAGGCGGTGTCGGCAAGTCCACAACTGCTG TGAATTTAGCTGTTGCTCTTGCGAGTAAGTTCCAATTGAAGGTTGGTTTACTCGATGCCGATGTATATGGACCTAACATTCCCATTATGATGAACATCAACACAAAGCCAGAAGTCACTCTAG ATAAGAAAATGATTCCCATTGATAGTTATGGGATCAAGTGTATGTCAATAGGGTTCCTTGTGGAGAAGAATGCCCCAATTGTCTGGAGAGGTCCCATG GTATCAAATGCTCTTGAGAAAATGACAAGGGGAGTTGACTGGGGTCAACTTGACATTCTAGTGATAGATATGCCTCCTGGCACGGGTGATGTCCAGATATCTATGTCTCAAAATCTGCAATTATCAG ATGTTGCATTAATGGATGCAAGGAGGGGAGTACAAATGTTCAATAAAGTTGATATTCCG ATTTTGGGAGTTATAGAGAATATGAGCTGCTTTAAGTGTCCACATTGTGGCGAAGCCTCATATATATTTGGTAAAGGAGGAGCTCATAGCACAGCCGCTGACATGAGATTAGAATTTTTGGGCGAG ATACCACTGGAAGTGGAGATCAGGGAAGCTTGTGATAAAGGGCACCCGATAGTGTTGACCGCACCTGATTCAGTAGTTTCCAGAGCATATGGTAATATAGCTGAAAAAGTTGTTCAGAAACTCAAGGAGCAACAATTTCAACCAGAGATTATACTATGA
- the LOC123902344 gene encoding cytochrome P450 94A2-like — protein sequence MQVTTTLAPSIQVQVTNFAKMELETLISLLLFSSTLLWFLFLATKTQSKFPKIPSSSTTTTIPKSYPVVGSIFSISANFHRRVHWISEILHTVPSSTFILHRAFSSRQVFTANPAVVQHILKTNFPCYHKGHTLHRSVGDFLGNGIFNADGETWKFQRQISSHEFSSKSLRKFVETVVDVELTDRLLPILSEASRNKTILSDFQDILQRFTFDNICRIAFGFDPEYLLPSLPETAFAKAFDDGTRISSVRFNAAVPLIWKVKKILNIGTERRLKEAVAEVRGLASRIVREKKKELKEKAVLESVDLLSRFLSCGHSDEAFVVDIVISFILAGRDTTSAALTWFFWLLSKHSHVENEILKEVMGKSETVGYDEVKNMVYTHAALCESMRLYPPVPVDTKEAAYDDVLPNGTFVKKGWRVAYHVYAMGRSEKIWGPDWAEFRPERWLSQEEAGKWIFVGVDPYSYPVFQAGPRVCLGKEMAFLQMKRVVAGIMKQFRVIPNMDEGFEPEFTAHLTSLMKGGFPVKIEERSRTVQ from the coding sequence ATGCAAGTAACCACAACTTTGGCACCAAGTATTCAAGTCCAAGTAACTAACTTTGCTAAAATGGAACTCGAAACATTGATTTCATTGTTACTTTTCTCTTCTACACTCCTTTGGTTCTTATTCTTAGCCACAAAAACACAATCCAAATTCCCCAAAATACCCTCCtcttccaccaccaccaccattccCAAATCTTATCCCGTCGTTGGTTCCATCTTTTCTATTTCAGCCAACTTCCACCGGCGCGTCCACTGGATCTCCGAAATCCTCCACACCGTCCCGTCCTCCACCTTCATCCTCCACCGCGCCTTCAGCTCCCGCCAAGTCTTCACTGCAAACCCCGCCGTCGTTCAACATATTCTCAAAACCAACTTCCCTTGCTACCACAAAGGTCACACGCTTCACCGTTCCGTCGGTGATTTCCTCGGCAACGGTATCTTCAACGCCGACGGTGAAACCTGGAAGTTCCAACGACAAATCTCCAGTCATGAATTCAGCAGTAAATCACTCCGCAAGTTCGTTGAAACCGTCGTGGACGTTGAACTCACCGATCGTCTCCTTCCTATTCTCTCCGAAGCTTCTAGAAACAAAACGATCCTCTCTGATTTTCAAGACATTCTCCAACGGTTTACCTTCGATAACATCTGCAGAATCGCGTTTGGATTTGATCCAGAGTATCTTCTTCCTTCTCTCCCCGAAACAGCGTTTGCAAAAGCCTTCGACGATGGCACGCGAATCAGCAGCGTTAGATTCAACGCGGCGGTTCCGTTGATATGGAAAGTGAAGAAAATCTTAAACATCGGAACGGAGCGACGGTTGAAAGAAGCAGTTGCAGAAGTAAGAGGACTAGCGAGTAGAATCgttagagaaaagaaaaaagagctTAAAGAAAAAGCAGTTTTAGAGTCAGTGGATCTTTTATCTCGTTTTTTAAGTTGTGGTCATTCAGATGAagcttttgttgttgatattgtAATAAGCTTTATTCTTGCTGGAAGGGATACAACTTCAGCTGCACTCACGTGGTTCTTTTGGTTACTCTCAAAGCATAGTCACGTGGAGAATGAGATTCTCAAAGAGGTTATGGGAAAATCGGAAACGGTTGGTTATGATGAGGTGAAGAATATGGTTTACACTCACGCGGCCTTATGCGAGAGTATGAGATTGTATCCTCCTGTTCCGGTGGATACTAAGGAAGCAGCTTACGACGACGTTTTGCCAAATGGGACTTTTGTGAAGAAAGGGTGGAGAGTAGCCTATCATGTGTATGCTATGGGACGGTCAGAGAAAATATGGGGGCCTGATTGGGCTGAGTTTCGACCCGAGAGGTGGTTGAGTCAGGAAGAGGCCGGAAAGTGGATATTTGTTGGAGTGGATCCTTACAGTTATCCGGTTTTTCAGGCTGGTCCAAGGGTGTGTCTAGGAAAAGAAATGGCATTCTTGCAAATGAAGAGAGTGGTTGCAGGGATTATGAAGCAATTTAGGGTGATTCCGAATATGGATGAAGGTTTTGAGCCTGAGTTTACCGCGCACCTTACCTCGTTAATGAAAGGTGGTTTTCCTGTAAAGATTGAGGAGCGTAGCCGCACAgttcaataa